CGGATGGCCGCTTCGAAGGTTTCGAAGCGCTCCGGTGTGTGCCGGTCCATGCCGATCAGTACGTAGGCGGTCAGGCTGAGGCCAAGCTTCTTGCGATCCAGCAACGCCACCTGGCGGGAGATGTAGCCGTCGTCTTCCAGTTGCTTGACCCGACGCGAGCACGGCGATGGCGACAGGCCGATGCGCTCGGCCAGTTCCTGGTTGGAAATGCGCGCGTCGCGCTGCAATTCGGCGAGGATGCTCAGGTCGTAGCGGTCAAGCTTGCTCATGGAAATGGCCTTTTCTGTTCGGATTGCTGTGAATTATCGATCCAGGGTTAAAAATTGCGCAAGTGCTATTTATCTGAGCAATCTTCGCAATCCTCTGCTGCCACCTGTCCCGTATCGTTACACACAGAATCACTGCCCGGACATCAGTCCACGGCGGCGCGCCCTAGGCGGGCGGTCGCGGCCAGCGCTCCAACAGGAACCGCCAGGCCCCCGGGCTACGCACCGTCCAGAAGACGGGGTGAGGTGAGCCGGCATCACAAGTGCCGAGCACGGACGACAATTCCCAAAGGGAGGCCCAATGGCCTCCCTTTTTTCATGGCCGCGATTTCATCCGGATGCGCCAAGGGCGCGGTAGACTGGCGCATGCCGTTTTGGTCATCGAGAGGAACAACATGAAGTCGCGCATCTGGCAGTTGGCAGGTGTTGGTTTGCTGGGGCTGGGTTTGAGTGTGGCCGCTCAGGCGCAAGGGCCGGGAGAAGGCCACGGCCATCAGGACCCCAACGGCCCGGGCGGTTCGCCGCTCAATTCCCGTGATGAAGTGCGCCAGACCCAGCCGCCGCGTCAGGGCTACTACCAGGACATCCCGCGCCAGCAAGGCGACAACCGCCACTGGCAAGGCCGCCCGGACGGCCATGGCAACGGCTGGGGCCCCGGCCCGCAGTACCGGCCCGGGCAAACCGTCGACCGCTTCCCGGACCGCTACTGGAAAGTGCCATACCGTGGGGACGACTACTTCTATTCCGGCGGCTACTGGTACCGCCCGCATGGGGGGAGCTACATCGTGGTGGCGCCGCCCTATGGCGTGCGGGTCAGTTACCTGCCGTCGTACGCGCGGGAAGTCTGGCTGGGCGGAGCGCTGTTCTTCCTGGTGGCTGACACCTACTACCAATACCTGGCTGACAGCCAGGAGTACGTGGTGGTCAACCCGCCGGCAGCGGCCCCGGCACCCGTACCTGTCGCCCCTGCAGGCAACGTCTATGACGTGGTGGCCTACCCGATGTATGGGCAAGGGCAGGAGCAACAGGAACAAGACCGCTACCAGTGCCACCGCTGGGCGGTAAGCCAGTCCGGCTTCGACCCCGCCACCGCCACTTATGCGCCGCCGGCCAATATTGCAGACAACTACCGACGTGCGCTGGGTGCGTGCTTCAGCGGGCGGGGCTACAGCATCAACTAGTCTCAGGCCGCTGGTTTGAAGCCGTACGCTGCCAGCTGCTCGACGCTGCCGCGGTGCTGAATCAGGCGTGGGTCATTCAGCGGCACGCGCTGGCCCAGCTCGCTTTCGATGATCGCCTGCAGTTTGAGGTTGTCGACCTTGCCATCGGCGGTAACGGCTTCGCGCAGTTTCTCTGGCGCCACCTGGGCCGTGGTGCCGCCCGGGTAATAGATGGCACCGGTGGCGAAGTCGACGCCGAAGGCAATCAGGCCGGGGATCACGTAGAACAGAATGCCGATGGCATCGAGGGCGACGATCACCGGGTCGACCTTACCTTCGATCTGGCCGCGACGGTCAGGGTAGAAAAGGGTGCCGCAGGCCGTCAGCTGGGTCAGCAGGGTGGCGATGAGGGCGCCACCAATGACGCGGGAAGGGATGCGCATGTAAATCTCCGGAAAGGTATTCGGCAGGGCCAGCAAAACGCCAGCGCCTGAAACTAAGACCATGATAAGGCAGGCTCGGTTCGCCGTTATACTCGCGCGACTGTTCGAGGACCACCATGATTTCTTTACCAATCGATGCCGTGTTGCC
The genomic region above belongs to Pseudomonas sp. PSKL.D1 and contains:
- a CDS encoding Lrp/AsnC family transcriptional regulator — encoded protein: MSKLDRYDLSILAELQRDARISNQELAERIGLSPSPCSRRVKQLEDDGYISRQVALLDRKKLGLSLTAYVLIGMDRHTPERFETFEAAIRNLPQVLECSLVTGMDADYQLKVVVPDMDHYQKLLLGSLTRIEGVTSVRSSFVLNQVLASTEMPLTHLR
- a CDS encoding DUF6515 family protein; this encodes MKSRIWQLAGVGLLGLGLSVAAQAQGPGEGHGHQDPNGPGGSPLNSRDEVRQTQPPRQGYYQDIPRQQGDNRHWQGRPDGHGNGWGPGPQYRPGQTVDRFPDRYWKVPYRGDDYFYSGGYWYRPHGGSYIVVAPPYGVRVSYLPSYAREVWLGGALFFLVADTYYQYLADSQEYVVVNPPAAAPAPVPVAPAGNVYDVVAYPMYGQGQEQQEQDRYQCHRWAVSQSGFDPATATYAPPANIADNYRRALGACFSGRGYSIN
- a CDS encoding polyribonucleotide nucleotidyltransferase — encoded protein: MRIPSRVIGGALIATLLTQLTACGTLFYPDRRGQIEGKVDPVIVALDAIGILFYVIPGLIAFGVDFATGAIYYPGGTTAQVAPEKLREAVTADGKVDNLKLQAIIESELGQRVPLNDPRLIQHRGSVEQLAAYGFKPAA